The sequence ACCAACTCAGGCCCTTCCAGTTTAAAGGTTGTCCCTTTCAGGGAAAATgtgcttctccctcctccctactTCCTCCTTCCAATCTCCCGGGGGTGACCCCTGGCCCTGGCACAAAAGAGGTGCCCACAGGCCATCACTGGCACGTTGTGTATTGCTATATACCAAACCACTCCAAAACTCGGTAGCTTAAAACAAGCAcgacatttatttttctcttaaatctGCAATTTGAGCAGGGCTTGGCAGGGACAGCTATCTCTGCTACACTTGGCATTGGCTAGCGTGGCTCGAAGGCTGGGGACTGGAATCACCCGAGACCCCCTCTGACAGTTGATGCTGGCTGTCATTTAGGACCTCATCTGGGGATGTCAGCTGGCCTCTGCTTATGGCCTGGACTTCCTTACAAAGAGAGAAGGTTCACCTGCAGTAGTAGTGGACAGCTTCTGGAAGATCTACAGtgcttgtttctcttttcctctctgcctaTGGGCTTTCTTTGGCAGCAGAGATCTTGCTGTGAGCATGCAATCTGGAAATGCCAAGGAATTGACACTCCTGGGGAAACCCTCAACCGATGGGGAATGGGAATCTGTGGATAAACATCGCAGCCAGCCTCTCTGAGCTAGGTGTTTGGAGTGAGGGGTGATTCCGAGGTGTGTCCCACATTGCCTTTCAGAGGGTCCCCCGAGGAATTGAGTCCCAGTCACCCACAGTGGTAGCCTGCTCATTATCACCCCCTGAATCAGCTTCTTCTTTTTGCTGTGTCACTCCCCTGCTCCCTTACAGTACTTCCTCGAATCACTTTCCAAAAAGCTACctgcatctctttctctcttcgtCCACCATCGTTGTGGGTTCCTTTGACTGCCATCTTTGCCATGTCTtctcataaaacttttagaatcaAGCGATTCATggccaagaaacaaaaacagaatcatCCCATTCCTCAATGGATTCAAATGAAAACTGGCAATAAAATCAGGTACAACTCCAAGAGGAGACATTGGAGAAGAACCAAGCTGGGTCTGTAAGGAATGGCACGTGATAGCACACATGTGATTC is a genomic window of Choloepus didactylus isolate mChoDid1 chromosome X, mChoDid1.pri, whole genome shotgun sequence containing:
- the LOC119523805 gene encoding 60S ribosomal protein L39-like; amino-acid sequence: MSSHKTFRIKRFMAKKQKQNHPIPQWIQMKTGNKIRYNSKRRHWRRTKLGL